In one Oxyura jamaicensis isolate SHBP4307 breed ruddy duck chromosome 14, BPBGC_Ojam_1.0, whole genome shotgun sequence genomic region, the following are encoded:
- the C14H16orf89 gene encoding UPF0764 protein C16orf89 homolog isoform X2: protein MLHTFFLLIFLSKASFLKTEPNVRSSVISALEKVTVFMESRYQDINLDAVLGFHVLQEFAPILGPHFWVFPRSWKQTDTLLAYTSFGSSQCFTEKTSDTCYTYLLGTWKENGKSCVVTSTCRDIMTQLGCSGYSLSHQLFYFMFADTKGCSDDLFLRTQYYKNIFCASMMKINLQIESNGFESSSRDLFLENIMLCGMSGFSDFYKRRWLEKILTWQKPKEGCFGEPSKDFEYSAGTEDQKKLLRRVKRREKMFTDGCSSHYTAVAVGALGGFLYYSCC from the exons ATGCTGCATACTTTCTTCttgctgatttttctctccAAGGCCAGCTTCTTGAAAACTGAGCCTAATGTGAGGAGCTCTGTCATTTCTGCCCTCGAGAAAGTGACTGTCTTCATGGAGAGTCGGTATCAGGACATCAATTTAGATGCAGTGCTGGGATTTCATGTTTTGCAAG AATTTGCACCAATTTTAGGACCACATTTCTGGGTCTTTCCCCGTTCATGGAAGCAAACTGATACCTTGCTGGCCTACACTTCGTTTGGTAGTTCCCAGtgttttacagagaaaacaagtgACACGTGCTATACGTATTTGCTAGGAACATG GAAGGAGAATGGCAAGTCCTGCGTTGTCACAAGCACCTGTAGGGACATAATGACACAGCTTGGTTGCTCAGGTTACTCCTTGTCCCATCAGCTTTTCTACTTCATGTTTGCTGATACG AAAGGATGCTCTGATGATCTGTTCCTGAGGACGCAGTATtacaagaatattttctgtgctagcatgatgaaaataaacttgCAGATCGAAAGCAATGGATTTGAGTCTTCTTCTCGAGACCTCTTCCTGGAAAACA TTATGCTCTGTGGCATGTCTGGTTTCTCTGACTTCTACAAACGCAGATGGCTGGAGAAGATTCTCACTTGGCAGAAGCCTAAGGAAGGATGCTTTGGGGAACCCA GTAAAGATTTTGAATATTCTGCTGGAACAGAAGACCAAAAGAAGCTGCTAAGAAGAGTTAAGAGACGGGAAAAGATGTTTACAG ATGGATGTTCCTCCCATTACACAGCTGTTGCAGTAGGAGCGCTCGGAGGGTTCCTGTACTACTCCTGCTGCTGA
- the NAGPA gene encoding N-acetylglucosamine-1-phosphodiester alpha-N-acetylglucosaminidase gives MPHSAENNRAASGPRLLQPYPAGRHGPRHHHRDVRDCQPLQHGNVTHEAWPGDSSTGLPLATTRTFVSYVPSVGDNRRVVYGHFTFVRNPRRTFSVLEPGGVGGCQARRRAPVEETARLGKCLVAQNGGYFNMETGECLGNVVSDGRLVRNARGLQNAQFGIRKDGTMVFGYLSEEDVLDQANPFVQLVSGVVWLLRDGEVYIGQSQMAECDETQSTGTFDRFINVISARTAVGHDSQGQLVLVHVDGQTESRGLNLWEMADFLKQQGIINAINLDGGGSATLVLNGTLASYPSEHCSFDNMWRCPRSISTIMCIHEPACEPADCSGHGDCVQGECRCAGGFWRGPACDMLDCGPSNCSLHGTCTDSGCLCDAGWVGSNCSEACAGGFYGDACTQKCQCQNGGSCDPVHGACSCPAGYYGTSCEHACPMGRYGPNCQQLCACEHACPCDRETGSCNITHDLAVQDQLNKAGQCLASQNEGKSKEKISLSQRTWISVTSVLALLLVISTMGNIGFLLKARSERQRNSGDYLYHPLMEMNGEASHTSTSAACETEDTQE, from the exons ATGCCACACAGCGCCGAGAACAACCG GGCTGCCTCCGGCCCCCGCCTGCTGCAGCCGTACCCCGCCGGCCGGCACGGCCCTCGGCACCACCACCGGGACGTCCGGGACTGCCAGCCCTTGCAGCACGGCAACGTGACGCACGAGGCATGGCCCGGCGACAGCAGCACGGGCCTGCCCCTGGCCACCACCAGGACCTTCGTCTCCTACGTCCCCTCGGTGGGCGACAACCGCAGGGTGGTCTACGGCCACTTCACCTTCGTGAGGAACCCCCGCAGGACCTTCTCCGTGCTGGAGCCCGGCGGCGTGGGCGGCTGCCAGGCTCGCCGCAGAGCCCCCGTGGAGGAGACGGCGAGGCTGGGCAAGTGCCTGGTGGCCCAGAACGGCGGCTACTTCAACATGGAGACCGGGGAGTGCCTGGGGAACGTCGTGAGCGATGGGAGGCTGGTGAGGAACGCCCGCGGCCTGCAGAACGCCCAGTTCGGCATCAGGAAGGATGGCACCATGGTGTTCGG TTACCTGTCTGAGGAAGATGTTTTGGACCAAGCAAACCCTTTTGTTCAGCTTGTGAGCGGAGTGGTTTGGCTCCTGAGAGACGGGGAAGTGTACATCGGTCAGAGTCAGATGGCTGAGTGTGATGAAACTCAATCCACAG GAACCTTCGACAGGTTCATCAATGTGATATCAGCCAGGACAGCAGTTGGACATGACAGTCAAGGGCAGCTGGTCTTGGTTCACGTGGATGGACAGACAGAATCCAGAGG GCTCAACCTCTGGGAAATGGCTGACTTTCTGAAGCAGCAGGGAATCATCAACGCGATCAACCTGGATGGTGGGGGGTCCGCAACGCTAGTCCTAAACGGGACCCTCGCCAGCTACCCGTCAGAGCACTG CTCCTTTGACAACATGTGGCGTTGCCCTCGGAGCATCTCGACCATCATGTGCATCCACGAGCCCGCCTGCGAGCCCGCAGACTGCAGCGGTCACGGGGACTGCGTGCAAGGGGAGTGCCGCTGCGCTGGGGGCTTCTGGAGAGGCCCAGCCTGTGACATGTTGGACTGCGGCCCTTCCAACTGCAGCCTGCACGGCACCTGCACGGACT CTGGATGCCTGTGTGATGCTGGCTGGGTTGGCAGCAACTGCAGTGAAG CTTGTGCGGGCGGTTTCTACGGGGATGCTTGCACCCAGAAATGCCAGTGCCAGAACGGCGGCTCGTGTGACCCCGTGCACggagcctgctcctgcccagctgggtacTATGGCACCAGCTGTGAGCACG CATGCCCCATGGGCCGGTATGGGCCCAactgccagcagctctgtgcctgtgAACACGCCTGCCCCTGCGACCGAGAGACCGGCAGCTGTAACATCACCCACGACTTGGCAGTACAGGACCAGCTGAACAAAG ctgggcAGTGTTTGGCTTCCCAGAATGagggaaagagcaaagaaaaaatttcCCTTTCACA AAGAACCTGGATCTCCGTGACCTCTGTCTTGGCTCTGCTTCTTGTGATTAGCACCATGGGAAACATAGGCTTCTTGCTCAAGGCCAGATCAGAGAGGCAACGTAACAGTGGTGATTATCTCTATCACCCCCTGATGGAGATGAATGGAGAAGCCAGTCATACCTCCACATCTGCTGCCTGTGAGACGGAAGATACTCAGGAATAA
- the C14H16orf89 gene encoding UPF0764 protein C16orf89 homolog isoform X1 has translation MLHTFFLLIFLSKASFLKTEPNVRSSVISALEKVTVFMESRYQDINLDAVLGFHVLQGYLKGALEKWPSEHELLAQRIRVESVVKKLSSLIEKATYSLVQNDPKYFQEFAPILGPHFWVFPRSWKQTDTLLAYTSFGSSQCFTEKTSDTCYTYLLGTWKENGKSCVVTSTCRDIMTQLGCSGYSLSHQLFYFMFADTKGCSDDLFLRTQYYKNIFCASMMKINLQIESNGFESSSRDLFLENIMLCGMSGFSDFYKRRWLEKILTWQKPKEGCFGEPSKDFEYSAGTEDQKKLLRRVKRREKMFTDGCSSHYTAVAVGALGGFLYYSCC, from the exons ATGCTGCATACTTTCTTCttgctgatttttctctccAAGGCCAGCTTCTTGAAAACTGAGCCTAATGTGAGGAGCTCTGTCATTTCTGCCCTCGAGAAAGTGACTGTCTTCATGGAGAGTCGGTATCAGGACATCAATTTAGATGCAGTGCTGGGATTTCATGTTTTGCAAG gcTATTTGAAAGGAGCCCTAGAAAAGTGGCCTTCAGAACATGAATTACTTGCTCAGCGTATCCGAGTTGAGAGTGTGGTGAAGAAGTTGTCTTCTCTGATTGAAAAAGCAACATATTCTCTAGTGCAGAATGATCCCAAGTATTTCCAAG AATTTGCACCAATTTTAGGACCACATTTCTGGGTCTTTCCCCGTTCATGGAAGCAAACTGATACCTTGCTGGCCTACACTTCGTTTGGTAGTTCCCAGtgttttacagagaaaacaagtgACACGTGCTATACGTATTTGCTAGGAACATG GAAGGAGAATGGCAAGTCCTGCGTTGTCACAAGCACCTGTAGGGACATAATGACACAGCTTGGTTGCTCAGGTTACTCCTTGTCCCATCAGCTTTTCTACTTCATGTTTGCTGATACG AAAGGATGCTCTGATGATCTGTTCCTGAGGACGCAGTATtacaagaatattttctgtgctagcatgatgaaaataaacttgCAGATCGAAAGCAATGGATTTGAGTCTTCTTCTCGAGACCTCTTCCTGGAAAACA TTATGCTCTGTGGCATGTCTGGTTTCTCTGACTTCTACAAACGCAGATGGCTGGAGAAGATTCTCACTTGGCAGAAGCCTAAGGAAGGATGCTTTGGGGAACCCA GTAAAGATTTTGAATATTCTGCTGGAACAGAAGACCAAAAGAAGCTGCTAAGAAGAGTTAAGAGACGGGAAAAGATGTTTACAG ATGGATGTTCCTCCCATTACACAGCTGTTGCAGTAGGAGCGCTCGGAGGGTTCCTGTACTACTCCTGCTGCTGA
- the ALG1 gene encoding chitobiosyldiphosphodolichol beta-mannosyltransferase, which translates to MAAGGGALAAIGAALVLAAAAALWWRRRAAGGGGRVCVAVLGDLGRSPRMQYHALSLARHGRGVSLLGYLQTRPHSDVLGSGEIRVVPLSDLRWLRVGPKVFQYVVKVIAQAIQLLYAMLKMERPSYVLLQNPPGLPSIAVAWVACLVWRSKLIIDWHNYGYTIMSLNHGRNHPLVRIAKWYEKLFGRLSDYNLCVTNAMKEDLWVNCKIKAVTLYDRPASYFKETPLELQHQLYMKLAKDYGPFKAQHITESVSSNAERSAFTEMDKRNGHVVKTRGRPALLISSTSWTEDEDFSVLLKALEDYEQYINEGIKLPALVCVITGKGPLKEYYNGLIKKLHFKHIQICTPWLEAEDYPLLLGSADLGVCLHKSSSGLDLPMKVVDMFGCCLPVCAIYFECLHELVKHDENGLIFRDSNELAEQLKMLFLEFPTLEGKLQNFRKNLCASKQLRWDESWDQTVLPLLKQSE; encoded by the exons atggcggcgggcggcggggctcTGGCCGCCATCGGGGCCGCGCTGGTGCTGGCGGCGGCCGCGGCGCtgtggtggcggcggcgggcggccggcggcgggggccgggtGTGCGTGGCGGTGCTGGGCGACCTGGGCCGCAGCCCGCGGATGCAGTACCACGCGTTGTCGCTGGCCCGGCACGGCCGCGGCGTCTCGCTGCTGGGCTACCTCC AGACCCGGCCGCACAGCGACGTGCTGGGCAGCGGCGAGATCCGCGTCGTGCCGCTCTCGGACCTGCGGTGGCTGCGAG TTGGCCCAAAGGTTTTCCAGTACGTTGTGAAAGTCATTGCTCAGGCAATACAACTGCTGTACGCAATGCTGAAAATGGAGCGGCCATCCTATGTTCTTCTTCAG aaTCCTCCAGGTTTACCTAGTATAGCTGTTGCCTGGGTAGCGTGTCTTGTCTGGAGAAGCAAACTGATAATTGATTGGCACAACTATGGATATACCATAATGAGTCTGAACCATGGAAGGAATCACCCACTAGTACGCATTGCAAAATG GTATGAGAAGCTTTTTGGACGTTTGTCGGACTATAACTTGTGTGTCACTAATGCAATGAAAGAAGATCTTTGGGTGaattgcaaaataaa GGCGGTAACGCTGTATGACAGGCCAGCTTCTTATTTTAAGGAAACACCACTAGAGCTTCAACATCAGTTGTACATGAAGCTTGCAAAAGACTATGGGCCCTTTAAAGCACAGCATAT TACAGAGTCTGTCAGTTCGAATGCTGAGAGGTCTGCCTTTACAGAAATGGATAAAAGAAACGGACATGTGGTAAAAACCAGAGGACGGCCAGCTCTTCTCATCAGCAGCACAAGCTGGACAG aGGATGAAGACTTTTCAGTCCTTTTAAAAGCTTTAGAAG aTTATGAGCAGTATATCAATGAGGGAATCAAGCTTCCAGCTTTAGTGTGTGTGATAACAG GCAAAGGGCCACTAAAAGAATACTATAATGGACTGATAAAGAAACTGCACTTCAAACATATCCAGATCTGTACACCCTGGCTTGAAGCTGAGGATTACCCGCTTTTGCTTG gCTCGGCAGATTTGGGTGTGTGTCTCCATAAATCATCCAGTGGTTTGGATTTACCTATGAAGGTGGTAGATATGTTTGGCTGTTGTCTACCTGTATGTGCAATATATTTTGAATG TTTACATGAACTCGTGAAACATGATGAAAATGGTCTGATATTCAGGGATTCAAATGAACTTGCAGAACAACTGAAG ATGCTTTTCTTGGAATTTCCCACGCTGGAAGGCAAACtccagaatttcagaaaaaaccTTTGTGCATCCAAGCAGCTGCGCTGGGATGAGAGTTGGGACCAGACTGTTCTTCCCTTGCTCAAGCAGAGTGAATGA